The window AAGGATAAATGAAAGAGCAATATTCGACCCAACAACTTAACTCTCATCTCCCCGAAGTGCTAAAGCAGATCGAACGGGGTAATTCTATTGAAATTACTCAGGAAGGAGTACCCTTTGCTTATATTCTCTCAGCCTCAGAATACAAGCGTTTAACCGCTGCTAAATCTACTTTTTGGACATCGTTACAAGAGTTTTATGACCATAACGATTTGGAAGACTTAGAGACAGAAGCAGATGTA of the Myxosarcina sp. GI1 genome contains:
- a CDS encoding type II toxin-antitoxin system Phd/YefM family antitoxin, with protein sequence MKEQYSTQQLNSHLPEVLKQIERGNSIEITQEGVPFAYILSASEYKRLTAAKSTFWTSLQEFYDHNDLEDLETEADVFADVRDRSPGREVSF